From one Anopheles cruzii chromosome 3, idAnoCruzAS_RS32_06, whole genome shotgun sequence genomic stretch:
- the LOC128272835 gene encoding uncharacterized protein LOC128272835 yields the protein MTINERTSLLPKDYQKTYIIPIPRDDENNNSSDGNNNDNSVLREYDSCALTKAELNKYIDDPWWIKMRYGCFAFCWIVCLVALAISLYIAADALQHDICGAAQVSNASSLMSTTPASSSGISGVPANPPAVGESPQSVVFALLSQQPTA from the exons ATGACGATCAACGAAAGGACATCGCTGCTGCCGAAGGATTACCAGAAAACCTACATCATCCCGATCCCGCGTGATGACGAAAATAACAATAGCAGCgacggcaacaacaacgacaacagcGTACTGCGAGAGTA CGACAGCTGTGCCTTGACGAAAGCGGAACTGAATAAGTACATCGACGATCCGTGGTGGATAAAGATGCGCTACGGATGCTTCGCGTTCTGTTGGATCGTTTGCCTGGTGGCGCTCGCCATCTCATTGTACATTGCAGCCGATGCCCTGCAGCACGACATCTGCGGAGCGGCACAAGTGTCCAACGCTAGCAGCCTAATGTCAACGACGCCCGCCAGTAGCAGTGGAATCTCCGGAGTGCCCGCAAACCCGCCAGCTGTCGGTGAATCACCACAGTCCGTAGTGTTTGCTCTGCTCAGCCAGCAGCCTACAGCGTGA
- the LOC128273430 gene encoding lipase 3-like, whose product MNVIVGLVAVLLLLVTGGECQIHPDIAEDAFLDSIGLLRKYGYPAEEHIVETDDGYLLGVHRCPGSPQSPPASGKPVVLLQHGMLSSSADYILMGPNTALVYMLADAGYDVWMGNARGNRYSNRHRSRSNVTQQFWDFSWHEVGSIDIPNVIDYIMARTGQQAIQYVGHSQGTTAYWVMMSQHPYYNRRIKSMHALAPAAYMHNTRSPYVLFLATFLYTTDLMLQMMGTWWFEPTNEMNIQGGLNNCHDGAPFQSMCSINTFLIAGFNTQEVNSTMLPVIHAHSPAGASAMQMLHHAQTIRSRIFRQYDHGAMNMVRYGQLTPPVYNLANVQAPTLFYHSTNDWMAAPPDVELLYRELPNVVKRYLVPLPVFNHLDFVWAINVRPLLYNELLADLRAYV is encoded by the exons ATGAACGTGATTGTCGGTTTGGTGGCCGTACTGCTTCTGTTGGTCACCGGAGGAGAATGTCAGATTCATCCGGACATCGCTGAGGACGCGTTCCTTGATTCG ATTGGACTCCTGCGAAAGTATGGTTACCCGGCTGAGGAACACATTGTGGAGACGGACGATGGCTACCTCTTGGGGGTGCACCGGTGCCCGGGAAGCCCACAGTCTCCACCGGCGTCCGGTAAACCGGTCGTGCTCCTGCAGCACGGTATGCTGAGCTCGTCGGCTGACTACATCCTGATGGGACCGAACACGGCCCTGGTGTACATGCTGGCCGATGCCGGCTACGACGTGTGGATGGGTAATGCACGAGGCAACCGCTACTCCAACCGTCACCGCTCCCGCAGCAACGTCACGCAGCAGTTCTGGGACTTTTCCTGGCACGAGGTTGGCAGCATCGACATTCCGAACGTGATCGACTACATCATGGCGCGCACCGGGCAGCAGGCGATTCAGTACGTTGGCCACTCGCAGGGCACGACCGCCTACTGGGTGATGATGTCGCAGCATCCGTACTACAACCGGCGAATCAAGAGCATGCACGCGCTGGCGCCAGCCGCTTACATGCACAACACGCGCAGCCCGTACGTCCTCTTTCTGGCCACGTTCCTCTACACCACCGACCTGATGCTGCAGATGATGGGCACCTGGTGGTTCGAGCCGACGAACGAGATGAACATCCAGGGCGGGCTAAACAACTGCCACGATGGCGCTCCGTTCCAGTCGATGTGCTCAATTAACACGTTCCTGATCGCGGGTTTCAACACGCAGGAGGTCAACTCG ACCATGCTGCCGGTCATTCATGCTCATTCACCGGCTGGAGCTTCGGCGATGCAAATGTTGCACCATGCGCAAACGATACGTTCGCGTATCTTCCGCCAGTACGATCACGGTGCGATGAACATGGTCCGCTACGGGCAGCTCACGCCGCCGGTCTACAATCTGGCCAACGTGCAGGCACCGACGCTGTTCTACCACAGCACCAACGATTGGATGGCTGCTCCGCCGGACGTGGAACTGCTGTACCGTGAGCTACCGAACGTAGTGAAGCGCTACCTGGTGCCGTTACCTGTCTTCAACCATCTGGATTTCGTGTGGGCGATCAACGTGCGGCCCCTGCTGTACAATGAGTTGCTTGCCGATCTGCGGGCGTACGTCTAg
- the LOC128270275 gene encoding uncharacterized protein LOC128270275: MSCHQTSRAQDDPYAFTESAPLQANSLLYANHSSTVGSNVGTTAASTGISVVTTAAAKSGVSLLASSAVGGNFATANSQAARAPTSVTVGTIISSKPVVTGSPAHPQISPSALKVRYNGVVTPLQIQKAPLAVATTPVFTKPLQIRQQTPQPQPTVTVGKLIKKVLPQKSPLLTTVVAGDLKGFSQLQQRPLNQTSPQQTSIISPGGSILTTVTTPNGTALKFIKIPQNQLGKATITGIPPGNFIQVSTGNGTKKLLTTSNIGTIGTKSAISVTATATTPPTIIKRNAATVVSTQLPSVSPTKIRLIQPNSQGKIYLQAANGNNLASTTHISSPISIAALRNSLVRQQQLQQLNNAKIQQPSQPQQPQSIQQQPHVQQQVLKQIKQTSPLPIPPQLKLQQVATQSLIQLPQQTQKFVQNSQQPQPSPVLQLPQQTPKLVKPVPVLQFQQKVQTSLAPPHTPQQQQSLLSKSDNNINASQNVLVQRKVQSQSQQHSSILQQLPKVLQQAQVAQSTAPQSLLQPQPFLQTTIQQQSAPSPSQQQSLQLQQIKQQLPQQLLQQQPQQQLQPKQQQPKQQPKPQPKQLPKQQLKQQSPQQPQQQQQHKLRPNLFNKTNVEPAIAPKVLSTDTKAMEENSQPAMPIAKVAPLNVNVKSRSNGARKAGSANKNAPAGKQQKGKRTYSQRSTEKHHSGEQLTAKSGPATPASAANSSAMLDVEKVPEEKFSPLPPTSESVSKVVSSTNGAEESPAPKQPKLKLGPSSRATGAIAVPMVQKTVREWHAPGAYMFDLNDPDDESDDDEDACDLLPNTLSFWYEESIAVSVPERSSAWAFNPPHSRAGPSHGGSVRMGKDKPDDSKFEIRMLTRDERLELKKAYLQRRAVQCRNGLRMRNVSAAKRRLESMTKMMEKLEARRLKALNEESEKPKCLSRGCNEAALVMTTHCYNHITENTEQRLFQRCTAKFSDNRQCRVPVFDISHELVLCKEHAWKHDNHDKMTQEVKQKKPARKKPKPIDPPVARTQKRPKKKKKLIPLQQQMILDQHQFKQLLGNTTPQHHLVQSGQMNQLPVSPEQQQSRKVVQQQSLLIGAPRSNVPGVTLGHIDRLPVQPQQHTEPQAIPASPYQHQQYVGNDTAMSSSGTMPVTNGHILNPLSGGSHLIGESTLVDAVFPSEQSDSTVPLVGQLHQHRPIHVQHQRQVQQPQQQHHDLGQLQHHQVNEEQLLLDYIQQQQHQQLHHHQPQLQQHYGTVATAHPVQPMLNAPVTQDLLTICENSSAYASSEDTGVGGLSESELMATPDVIEEIIPFDITSQLYSNVLSQLPADELNELLFSGGGTQDVHDQGTGFDKNTCEVEEEIALALEEAKSLDDMTVESGNFLGDFLENVDDEILDGSDICSDQILHSPNNGSDIRGLVHT, encoded by the exons ATGTCATGTCACCAAACATCTCGAGCACAGGATGATCCGTACGCGTTCACCGAATCGGCACCACTTCAGGCGAACTCGTTGCTGTATGCAAACCATTCAAGCACAGTCGGTAGTAATGTTGGAACGACTGCCGCGAGCACGGGAATTTCGGTGGTTACAACAGCGGCCGCCAAATCTGGCGTTAGTTTACTCGCTTCGTCCGCAGTTGGGGGCAATTTCGCGACTGCAAACAGCCAAGCAGCACGAGCTCCCACGTCGGTTACAGTTGGGACAATCATATCGTCTAAGCCGGTGGTAACCGGATCACCGGCACATCCGCAAATCTCCCCATCGGCGTTGAAGGTTCGTTATAATGGTGTGGTAACGCCTTTACAAATTCAAAAGGCTCCACTAGCCGTAGCTACCACACCGGTATTCACAAAGCCACTGCAAATCAGGCAGCAAACCCCGCAGCCACAGCCAACGGTCACTGTGGGGAAACTGATCAAGAAAGTGTTGCCGCAAAAATCTCCCCTACTGACGACGGTTGTCGCCGGGGACCTAAAAGGATTTTCACAACTGCAGCAACGGCCGCTGAACCAAACGTCGCCACAACAAACGTCGATCATTTCCCCCGGTGGCTCGATATTGACTACTGTTACGACACCGAACGGCACGGCGTTAAAGTTTATCAAAATTCCTCAGAATCAGCTCGGAAAAGCAACAATAACAGGCATTCCGCCGGGAAATTTCATACAAGTCAGCACCGGTAATGGCACGAAGAAACTACTTACCACCAGTAATATTGGCACGATTGGTACAAAATCTGCTATATCGGTGACTGCTACCGCAACGACCCCGCCAACCATTATAAAGCGCAATGCTGCCACCGTTGTATCGACTCAGTTGCCTAGCGTTTCGCCGACCAAAATTCGTCTCATACAACCGAATTCTCAGGGTAAAATTTATCTTCAAGCAGCGAACGGCAACAACTTGGCCAGCACAACTCACATCTCGAGTCCGATCAGTATAGCGGCTTTGCGAAATTCGCTtgttcggcagcagcagctgcagcaactgAACAATGCCAAAATTCAACAGCCGTCACAGCCGCAACAACCGCAGTCGATTCAGCAACAACCGCATGTGCAACAGCAGGTGTTGAAGCAGATAAAACAAACTTCACCACTACCTATACCACCGCAGCTAAAATTACAACAGGTCGCAACTCAGTCGCTTATCCAATTGCCACAGCAAACACAAAAGTTTGTTCAGAATTCTCAGCAACCGCAGCCGAGCCCAGTACTGCAATTACCACAACAGACACCGAAACTAGTaaaaccggtaccggtactTCAGTTCCAGCAGAAGGTTCAAACGTCATTGGCGCCACCCCACAcgccacaacagcagcaatcgtTACTGTCTAAATCGGACAATAATATAAACGCCTCACAAAATGTGTTGGTACAGAGAAAGGTGCAGAGTCAATCGCAGCAGCATTCGTCTATACTGCAGCAGCTACCGAAGGTTCTTCAACAGGCACAGGTGGCGCAAAGCACTGCACCGCAAAGTTTGCTGCAACCGCAACCTTTCTTACAAACCACTATACAGCAACAGTCGGCACCGTCCCCTTCTCAGCAACAATCGTTGCAACTTCAACAAATAAAGCAACAACTGCCGCAGCAactgttgcagcagcaaccgcaacagcaaTTGCAacccaagcagcagcaacccaaGCAGCAGCCCAAGCCGCAGCCAAAACAGTTGCCAAAGCAACAGCTTAAACAGCAGTCCCCGCAGcaaccccagcagcagcaacagca CAAGCTGCGGCCAAATCTGTTT AATAAGACTAACGTGGAGCCCGCGATCGCACCAAAGGTGCTGTCCACGGACACGAAAGCAATGGAAGAAAACTCTCAGCCAGCAATGCCCATTGCCAAAGTCGCACCGTTGAACGTTAATGTAAAGAGTCGCTCAAACGGTGCACGAAAGGCAGGATCCGCCAATAAGAATGCTCCTGCTGGAAAGCAGCAGAAAGGCAAACGAACGTACAGTCAGCGTTCCACGGAAAAACACCATTCTGGCGAGCAACTAACAGCAAAATCTGGTCCTGCTACTCCTGCGTCTGCAGCAAATTCGTCCGCAATGTTGGATGTTGAGAAGGTGCCAGAGGAAAAGTTCTCGCCTCTCCCACCGACAAGCGAAAGTGTGAGTAAAGTTGTCAGCAGTACCAATGGGGCCGAAGAATCACCGGCCCCAAAGCAACCGAAACTAAAGCTCGGTCCGAGCTCACGGGCGACTGGTGCGATTGCTGTACCGATGGTACAGAAAACGGTGCGCGAATGGCACGCACCCGGTGCGTATATGTTTGATCTGAATGATCCGGATGATGAATCAGATGACGATGAGGATGCATGCGATTTGTTGCCAAATACGCTCTCCTTCTGGTACGAGGAATCGATCGCCGTCAGCGTACCGGAAAGGAGCTCGGCTTGGGCTTTCAATCCGCCACACTCGCGAGCCGGTCCGTCGCACGGCGGCAGTGTACGGATGGGTAAGGACAAACCGGATGATTCAAAGTTTGAAATCCGTATGCTGACGCGGGACGAGCGGCTGGAGCTTAAGAAAGCTTACCTGCAGCGTCGTGCGGTCCAGTGTCGCAATGGACTGCGTATGCGAAACGTTTCGGCCGCCAAACGGAGACTTGAGTcgatgacgaagatgatggAAAAATTGGAAGCCCGTCGACTAAAGGCACTGAACGAAGAAAG CGAGAAACCGAAATGCCTCTCGCGGGGCTGCAACGAGGCAGCGCTTGTGATGACGACACATTGCTACAACCACATTACGGAGAATACTGAGCAGCGCCTCTTTCAACGGTGCACCGCAAAGTTCTCCGACAACCGTCAGTGCCGCGTGCCGGTGTTCGACATAAGTCACGAGTTGGTGCTGTGCAAGGAGCACGCCTGGAAGCACGACAATCACGACAAGATGACGCAGGAGGtgaagcagaagaagccaGCCCGCAAGAAGCCTAAACCTATAGACCCGCCCGTGGCGCGAACACAGAAGcgaccgaaaaagaagaagaagttgaTACCTCTACAGCAGCAAATGATTTTGGATCAGCACCAGTTCAAACAATTGCTGGGCAACACCACGCCACAGCATCATCTTGTGCAGTCGGGCCAAATGAATCAGTTGCCTGTGTCCCCAGAGCAGCAACAGAGTCGGAAGGTCGTCCAGCAACAAAGTTTGCTAATCGGTGCACCCCGGTCGAATGTTCCGGGTGTCACCCTCGGGCACATTGATAGACTACCGGTTCAACCACAGCAACACACGGAACCACAGGCAATACCAGCATCGCCttaccagcaccagcagtatGTTGGCAATGATACGGCAATGTCCAGCAGTGGAACGATGCCCGTCACGAATGGTCACATTCTAAATCCACTTAGTGGCGGAAGCCACCTGATCGGGGAGAGCACCCTGGTAGATGCGGTGTTCCCATCGGAACAAAGTGATTCGACGGTGCCACTTGTTGGCCAGCTACATCAACATAGACCGATCCATGTtcagcaccagcgccaggtacagcaaccgcaacagcagcaccatgaCCTGGGgcagctgcagcaccaccaggtGAACGAGGAGCAACTGCTGCTCGACTATatccagcaacagcagcaccaacaattgcatcatcatcagccgcaGCTTCAACAGCACTACGGCACTGTTGCGACAGCGCATCCGGTGCAACCCATGCTGAATGCTCCGGTCACGCAGGATTTGTTGACGATATGCGAGAACAGCTCTGCATACGCCAGTTCTGAAGATACCGGTGTTGGTGGCCTGTCGGAATCGGAGTTGATGGCAACGCCAGACGTGATTG AGGAAATTATACCATTCGACATCACCAGCCAGCTCTATTCGAACGTGCTCAGTCAGCTGCCGGCGGATGAGCTGAATGAGCTGCTGTTCTCCGGGGGCGGCA CTCAAGACGTTCACGATCAGGGCACGGGTTTCGATAAAAATACGTGCGAGGTTGAGGAAGAAATTGCGTTGGCGCTGGAGGAAGCGAAATCACTCGACGACATGACGGTAGAGTCCGGGAACTTTTTGGGTGACTTCCTCGAAAATGTCGACGATGAAATCCTGGACGGTTCGGACATCTGCAGCGACCAGATACTACACTCACCTAACAACGGCAGCGATATCCGAGGGCTCGTGCATACGTAA
- the LOC128271739 gene encoding protein FAM91A1 isoform X2 — protein sequence MGSGFLFGKVDESIRSNIAWKDLSADVRKALNDDEYVYRKRIINYSLQNQLRFRGNIVFGVTKNEKRYYERLVEVNIEALHIFPYHLADVITKGLRVTPFNYYTDMIVFLLKNDKNYDALPNFTAADCLRVLGIGRNEYLSISSDLKSSSPRSFFKKNPYNFLPKFPRTVTMHPWWIVEIGHILEKDVELIDCGPQTAGTLNLETVQKLYRRGLIYLDVPISGEDRINIPPLRNFVMNRVAGDYFENLLYNVFVTTDEQCTISELSQILQVPVDTVKRATSLFCRLGFAQIKNAFSEFKLDDSWLQRQHLQQLYGGEDVASYNYHALLLSEVPLEVKPSPDGSVSPSSVPAFFPPSNPSSPTSIGPSELPKVGAESGGTGTLNRAKRVGFLFDSTLTAFLMMGNLSPGLKTHAITLFEVGKLCDEGMADLLEELEKVSMLDAESEGDVSRYFNHAVLLRSTIIALKSSLKIELDLLRLESIEGLDVQTRNRLLERKYKYLISAAPLSGALSSQFTIPFFGQFYQSSPESHIWSKLFYYHMGGYGPPSLFLKKGTVLKSLPRIFLGYGKLLVTIVNTDSYVLNSEKFYTLNDHLKNECLLIQGYGLNEPAKVHYEPFPFNINDESNCWSQHGAWKGLSQVIDMERTFGYVTFIKTGVPDLGCDDSTTAVVLKRIDDRKQKDGDRKTNEPNPKFSSNATEMINETDIPPEVAGTNGTPSEEKQDNHSVLEMAESDSDTEISRKNSLQNAGEEWTILDINFGIPLFDVDCNTKICQYVVQRLCNEQNISTLKEVNQAMERKYVEFISQCLFYEDDNRELKKPPKLRINLAYAKGKIQSWDGK from the exons ATGGGTTCCGGATTCTTGTTCGGCAAGGTGGACGAGAGCATTCGTAGTAACATCGCCTGGAAGGACTTGAGTGCGGACGTGCGAAAG GCTCTGAACGACGATGAGTACGTCTATCGTAAGCGAATTATCAATTACAGCCTGCAAAACcagctccggttccggggaaATATCG TGTTCGGCGTGACGAAGAATGAGAAGCGCTACTACGAGCGGCTGGTGGAGGTGAACATAGAGGCGTTGCACATATTCCCTTATCATCTCGCCGATGTTATCACCAAGGGGTTGCGCGTAACGCCATTCAACTATTATACAG ACATGATAGTATTTCTGCTGAAGAATGACAAAAATTATGATGCACTGCCAAACTTCACGGCAGCTGACTGTCTTCGGGTGCTGGGTATTGGACGAAACGAGTACCTTTCCATCTCAAGCGACCTAAAGTCGAGCTCACCACGTTCGTTTTTCAAGAAAAATCCTTACAACTTTCTGCCCAAGTTTCCGCGCACCGTAACGATGCACCCGTGGTGGATTGTCGAGATAGGCCACATACTGGAGAAAGACGTTGAG CTAATCGACTGCGGGCCACAAACGGCCGGAACCCTCAACCTCGAAACCGTGCAAAAGCTGTACCGAAGGGGACTCATATACCTGGATGTGCCAATCAGTGGCGAGGATCGCATCAACATTCCACCGTTGCGCAACTTTGTCATGAACCGTGTGGCCGGCGATTACTTTGAGAATCTGCTGTACAACGTATTTGTGACGACCGACGAGCAGTGCACTATTTCGGAG CTTTCACAGATACTTCAAGTACCGGTGGACACGGTGAAGCGCGCTACGTCACTGTTCTGCAGGTTGGGCTTTGCGCAGATCAAAAACGCGTTCAGCGAGTTCAAGCTGGATGACAGTTGGCTTCAGCGGCAGCATCTGCAGCAGTTGTATGGTGGCGAGGATGTGGCTTCCTACAATTACCATGCGCTGCTTCTATCAGAGGTACCCCTCGAGGTGAAACCATCGCCCGACGGAAGCGTCTCACCGTCCTCGGTACCCGCTTTCTTTCCGCCCTCCAATCCGAGCAGTCCGACATCGATCGGTCCGTCCGAGTTGCCAAAGGTTGGGGCAGAGTCCGGTGGAACAGGTACGCTAAACCGTGCGAAGCGGGTTGGCTTTCTCTTCGATTCCACCTTAACCGCCTTCCTAATGATGGGCAATCTGTCGCCCGGACTGAAAACGCACGCCATCACGCTGTTCGAGGTGGGTAAGCTGTGCGACGAAGGCATGGCTGATCTGCTCGAGGAGCTCGAAAAGGTGTCGATGCTGGACGCGGAATCGGAGGGAGATGTTAGTCGGTACTTTAATCATGCGGTACTGTTGCGGTCTACGATCATTGCGCTGAAAAGTTCACTCAAGATTGAGCTGGACCTGTTGCGGCTCGAAAGTATCGAGGGGCTGGATGTTCAAACGCGTAACCGGCTGCTGGAGCGGAAGTATAAGTACCTTATATCGGCAGCCCCACTCTCCGGGGCGCTGTCTAGTCAATTTACGATCCCATTTTTCGGACAGTTCTACCAGAGCTCACCTGAATCGCATATTTGGTCGAAGCTATTCTACTACCACATGGGTGGCTACGGGCCACCTTCGTTGTTTTTGAAGAAAG GCACGGTTTTGAAATCATTACCTCGAATATTCCTCGGCTATGGGAAGCTTCTGGTCACCATCGTCAACACGGATTCTTACGTTTTAAACTCGGAAAAATTTTACACCTTGAACGATCATTTGAAAAACGAGTGTTTGCTTATACAAGGCTACGGGCTAAACGAACCTGCCAAAGTGCACTATGAACCGTTCCCTTTCAATATTAATG ATGAAAGTAATTGCTGGAGCCAGCACGGTGCGTGGAAGGGTCTATCGCAAGTGATCGATATGGAACGGACGTTCGGCTACGTTACTTTCATCAAGACGGGTGTTCCGGATTTGG GATGTGACGATAGCACCACGGCAGTCGTACTTAAAAGGATTGATGATAGAAAGCAGAAAGATGGCGATAGAAAGACGAATGAACCAAATCCAAAGTTTTCTTCCAATGCTACGGAAATGATCAACGAAACGGACATTCCACCGGAAGTTGCAGGAACGAATGGTACGCCctccgaagaaaaacaagacaATCACTCGGTGCTCGAGATGGCTGAATCGGATTCGGACACAG AAATATCGAGAAAGAATTCGTTACAGAACGCAGGCGAA GAGTGGACAATACTGGACATAAATTTCGGCATTCCTCTATTCGACGTGGACTGTAACACCAAAATTTGCCAATATGTTGTGCAACGTCTGTGCAATGAGCAAAA CATATCAACACTGAAGGAAGTTAATCAGGCGATGGAACGAAAATACGTCGAATTTATTTCCCAATGTCTG TTTTACGAAGATGATAACAGGGAACTGAAAAAGCCGCCAAAATTACGCATCAACCTTGCATACGCAAAAGGGAAAATCCAAAGTTGGGATGGAAAATGA
- the LOC128271739 gene encoding protein FAM91A1 isoform X1, which yields MGSGFLFGKVDESIRSNIAWKDLSADVRKALNDDEYVYRKRIINYSLQNQLRFRGNIVFGVTKNEKRYYERLVEVNIEALHIFPYHLADVITKGLRVTPFNYYTDMIVFLLKNDKNYDALPNFTAADCLRVLGIGRNEYLSISSDLKSSSPRSFFKKNPYNFLPKFPRTVTMHPWWIVEIGHILEKDVENVPIDEITMIDQLIDCGPQTAGTLNLETVQKLYRRGLIYLDVPISGEDRINIPPLRNFVMNRVAGDYFENLLYNVFVTTDEQCTISELSQILQVPVDTVKRATSLFCRLGFAQIKNAFSEFKLDDSWLQRQHLQQLYGGEDVASYNYHALLLSEVPLEVKPSPDGSVSPSSVPAFFPPSNPSSPTSIGPSELPKVGAESGGTGTLNRAKRVGFLFDSTLTAFLMMGNLSPGLKTHAITLFEVGKLCDEGMADLLEELEKVSMLDAESEGDVSRYFNHAVLLRSTIIALKSSLKIELDLLRLESIEGLDVQTRNRLLERKYKYLISAAPLSGALSSQFTIPFFGQFYQSSPESHIWSKLFYYHMGGYGPPSLFLKKGTVLKSLPRIFLGYGKLLVTIVNTDSYVLNSEKFYTLNDHLKNECLLIQGYGLNEPAKVHYEPFPFNINDESNCWSQHGAWKGLSQVIDMERTFGYVTFIKTGVPDLGCDDSTTAVVLKRIDDRKQKDGDRKTNEPNPKFSSNATEMINETDIPPEVAGTNGTPSEEKQDNHSVLEMAESDSDTEISRKNSLQNAGEEWTILDINFGIPLFDVDCNTKICQYVVQRLCNEQNISTLKEVNQAMERKYVEFISQCLFYEDDNRELKKPPKLRINLAYAKGKIQSWDGK from the exons ATGGGTTCCGGATTCTTGTTCGGCAAGGTGGACGAGAGCATTCGTAGTAACATCGCCTGGAAGGACTTGAGTGCGGACGTGCGAAAG GCTCTGAACGACGATGAGTACGTCTATCGTAAGCGAATTATCAATTACAGCCTGCAAAACcagctccggttccggggaaATATCG TGTTCGGCGTGACGAAGAATGAGAAGCGCTACTACGAGCGGCTGGTGGAGGTGAACATAGAGGCGTTGCACATATTCCCTTATCATCTCGCCGATGTTATCACCAAGGGGTTGCGCGTAACGCCATTCAACTATTATACAG ACATGATAGTATTTCTGCTGAAGAATGACAAAAATTATGATGCACTGCCAAACTTCACGGCAGCTGACTGTCTTCGGGTGCTGGGTATTGGACGAAACGAGTACCTTTCCATCTCAAGCGACCTAAAGTCGAGCTCACCACGTTCGTTTTTCAAGAAAAATCCTTACAACTTTCTGCCCAAGTTTCCGCGCACCGTAACGATGCACCCGTGGTGGATTGTCGAGATAGGCCACATACTGGAGAAAGACGTTGAG AACGTGCCCATCGACGAGATCACGATGATCGATCAGCTAATCGACTGCGGGCCACAAACGGCCGGAACCCTCAACCTCGAAACCGTGCAAAAGCTGTACCGAAGGGGACTCATATACCTGGATGTGCCAATCAGTGGCGAGGATCGCATCAACATTCCACCGTTGCGCAACTTTGTCATGAACCGTGTGGCCGGCGATTACTTTGAGAATCTGCTGTACAACGTATTTGTGACGACCGACGAGCAGTGCACTATTTCGGAG CTTTCACAGATACTTCAAGTACCGGTGGACACGGTGAAGCGCGCTACGTCACTGTTCTGCAGGTTGGGCTTTGCGCAGATCAAAAACGCGTTCAGCGAGTTCAAGCTGGATGACAGTTGGCTTCAGCGGCAGCATCTGCAGCAGTTGTATGGTGGCGAGGATGTGGCTTCCTACAATTACCATGCGCTGCTTCTATCAGAGGTACCCCTCGAGGTGAAACCATCGCCCGACGGAAGCGTCTCACCGTCCTCGGTACCCGCTTTCTTTCCGCCCTCCAATCCGAGCAGTCCGACATCGATCGGTCCGTCCGAGTTGCCAAAGGTTGGGGCAGAGTCCGGTGGAACAGGTACGCTAAACCGTGCGAAGCGGGTTGGCTTTCTCTTCGATTCCACCTTAACCGCCTTCCTAATGATGGGCAATCTGTCGCCCGGACTGAAAACGCACGCCATCACGCTGTTCGAGGTGGGTAAGCTGTGCGACGAAGGCATGGCTGATCTGCTCGAGGAGCTCGAAAAGGTGTCGATGCTGGACGCGGAATCGGAGGGAGATGTTAGTCGGTACTTTAATCATGCGGTACTGTTGCGGTCTACGATCATTGCGCTGAAAAGTTCACTCAAGATTGAGCTGGACCTGTTGCGGCTCGAAAGTATCGAGGGGCTGGATGTTCAAACGCGTAACCGGCTGCTGGAGCGGAAGTATAAGTACCTTATATCGGCAGCCCCACTCTCCGGGGCGCTGTCTAGTCAATTTACGATCCCATTTTTCGGACAGTTCTACCAGAGCTCACCTGAATCGCATATTTGGTCGAAGCTATTCTACTACCACATGGGTGGCTACGGGCCACCTTCGTTGTTTTTGAAGAAAG GCACGGTTTTGAAATCATTACCTCGAATATTCCTCGGCTATGGGAAGCTTCTGGTCACCATCGTCAACACGGATTCTTACGTTTTAAACTCGGAAAAATTTTACACCTTGAACGATCATTTGAAAAACGAGTGTTTGCTTATACAAGGCTACGGGCTAAACGAACCTGCCAAAGTGCACTATGAACCGTTCCCTTTCAATATTAATG ATGAAAGTAATTGCTGGAGCCAGCACGGTGCGTGGAAGGGTCTATCGCAAGTGATCGATATGGAACGGACGTTCGGCTACGTTACTTTCATCAAGACGGGTGTTCCGGATTTGG GATGTGACGATAGCACCACGGCAGTCGTACTTAAAAGGATTGATGATAGAAAGCAGAAAGATGGCGATAGAAAGACGAATGAACCAAATCCAAAGTTTTCTTCCAATGCTACGGAAATGATCAACGAAACGGACATTCCACCGGAAGTTGCAGGAACGAATGGTACGCCctccgaagaaaaacaagacaATCACTCGGTGCTCGAGATGGCTGAATCGGATTCGGACACAG AAATATCGAGAAAGAATTCGTTACAGAACGCAGGCGAA GAGTGGACAATACTGGACATAAATTTCGGCATTCCTCTATTCGACGTGGACTGTAACACCAAAATTTGCCAATATGTTGTGCAACGTCTGTGCAATGAGCAAAA CATATCAACACTGAAGGAAGTTAATCAGGCGATGGAACGAAAATACGTCGAATTTATTTCCCAATGTCTG TTTTACGAAGATGATAACAGGGAACTGAAAAAGCCGCCAAAATTACGCATCAACCTTGCATACGCAAAAGGGAAAATCCAAAGTTGGGATGGAAAATGA